The following coding sequences lie in one Maribacter forsetii DSM 18668 genomic window:
- a CDS encoding acyl-CoA thioesterase, with protein sequence MRTNEISFRIRYSETDQMGVVYHGNYAQYLELARVEWLRALGISYKSMEEGGIMLPVISLSIKYLKSALYDDLITVKVILNKKPAVRIEFDYEITNEAGELLATANTVLVFMDMERKRPTRCPQILLDKLGY encoded by the coding sequence ATGCGAACAAACGAAATTTCTTTTCGAATTAGATACTCAGAAACAGACCAGATGGGGGTTGTCTATCATGGTAACTATGCTCAATACTTAGAATTGGCAAGAGTTGAATGGTTAAGGGCGTTAGGTATTTCTTACAAAAGCATGGAGGAAGGCGGAATTATGCTCCCGGTAATAAGTTTGTCCATAAAATATTTGAAGTCGGCTTTGTATGATGATTTAATAACAGTTAAAGTTATTTTGAATAAAAAACCTGCTGTAAGAATTGAATTTGATTATGAAATTACAAATGAAGCAGGAGAATTATTAGCTACGGCAAATACTGTTTTGGTTTTTATGGATATGGAGCGTAAAAGACCTACTAGATGTCCGCAAATACTTTTAGATAAATTGGGGTATTGA
- the dnaA gene encoding chromosomal replication initiator protein DnaA, whose translation MSVTANSVWKNCLVFIKDNIQPQAFKTWFEPIKPIKLSENALSIQVPSKFFYEWLEEHYVKLLKVALTKELGESAKLVYIIRMENTYGNKEPFTEKIPSSNRGAMAAQEMDVPIKSKNPELRNPFVIPGIRNIKIESQLNPNYNFDNFLEGDSNRLARSAGMAVANKPGGTSFNPLLVFGGVGLGKTHLAHAIGVEIKDKYPERTVLYISAEKFTQQYIESVKKNTRNDFIHFYQLIDVLIIDDVQFLSGKSGTQDVFFHIFNHLHQNGKQVILTSDKAPVDMQDIEQRLLSRFKWGLSAELQSPDYETRISILKNKLYRDGVEIPEDIIEYVAKHIKTNIRELEGAIISLIAQSTLNKREVTIELAQQVVEKFVKNTKREVSIDYIQKVVSDYFEMDVATLQSKTRKRHIVQARQLAMFFAKKFTKASLASIGSQIGKRDHATVLHACKTVDNLAETDKQFRKYIDDLTKKFS comes from the coding sequence ATGAGTGTTACTGCAAATTCCGTATGGAAAAACTGTTTGGTGTTTATTAAGGATAATATCCAACCGCAGGCATTCAAAACATGGTTTGAGCCCATTAAACCTATTAAACTTTCAGAAAACGCATTAAGTATTCAAGTGCCAAGTAAATTCTTTTACGAGTGGCTAGAAGAACATTATGTTAAACTTTTAAAAGTTGCTTTAACCAAAGAGTTAGGTGAATCTGCAAAGTTGGTTTATATCATTAGAATGGAAAACACCTATGGTAACAAAGAGCCTTTTACAGAAAAGATTCCAAGTTCCAACAGAGGTGCAATGGCCGCTCAAGAAATGGATGTCCCAATTAAATCTAAAAATCCAGAATTACGTAATCCGTTCGTAATTCCAGGTATTAGAAATATCAAAATAGAATCACAGTTAAATCCTAATTATAACTTTGACAACTTCCTAGAAGGTGACTCTAACAGATTGGCAAGATCTGCAGGTATGGCTGTTGCCAATAAACCAGGTGGCACATCTTTTAATCCGTTATTGGTTTTTGGCGGTGTAGGTCTTGGAAAAACTCACTTAGCTCATGCTATTGGTGTTGAAATAAAAGATAAATATCCTGAACGTACTGTTTTATATATTTCCGCTGAGAAATTTACACAGCAGTATATTGAATCTGTTAAGAAAAATACTAGAAATGACTTTATTCATTTCTATCAGTTAATAGATGTATTGATTATTGATGATGTACAATTCTTATCAGGTAAATCTGGTACGCAAGATGTATTCTTCCATATTTTCAACCATTTACACCAAAATGGAAAACAAGTTATTTTAACTTCAGACAAAGCGCCTGTAGATATGCAGGATATTGAACAACGCTTACTTTCTCGTTTCAAATGGGGATTATCGGCAGAACTGCAGAGTCCTGATTACGAAACAAGAATCTCTATCTTAAAGAATAAGTTATATAGAGATGGTGTTGAAATACCTGAAGACATCATAGAATATGTTGCTAAACATATTAAAACAAATATTAGAGAATTAGAAGGTGCCATTATCTCCCTAATAGCACAGTCTACTTTAAATAAAAGAGAGGTTACTATTGAGCTTGCTCAACAGGTTGTAGAAAAGTTTGTAAAGAACACCAAACGCGAAGTATCTATTGACTACATACAAAAAGTAGTTTCTGATTACTTTGAAATGGACGTTGCCACGTTACAGTCTAAAACAAGAAAAAGACACATTGTACAGGCTAGACAATTAGCGATGTTCTTTGCTAAGAAGTTTACCAAAGCTTCATTAGCAAGTATTGGTTCGCAAATTGGAAAAAGAGATCATGCTACTGTTTTACACGCATGTAAAACTGTTGACAATCTTGCCGAAACCGACAAACAGTTTCGCAAATACATAGATGACCTTACTAAGAAATTTTCTTAA
- a CDS encoding low molecular weight protein-tyrosine-phosphatase, whose amino-acid sequence MKVLMVCLGNICRSPLAEGILKSKVDATKIFVDSAGTGGYHIGNSPDPRSIKVALEHGLDISSQVCRKFTVSDFDAFDVIYAMDKSNYANIISLARNNDEVEKVKLILNEISSSDKEVPDPYYDAEDGFEHVFQMIDQACDRIAVRLQSK is encoded by the coding sequence ATGAAAGTGTTGATGGTTTGCCTGGGCAATATATGTAGGTCTCCATTAGCAGAGGGCATTCTAAAAAGTAAAGTTGACGCTACCAAAATTTTCGTTGATTCGGCAGGTACCGGAGGTTATCATATTGGTAATTCTCCTGACCCAAGATCGATTAAAGTAGCCCTTGAACATGGTTTGGACATAAGCTCCCAAGTTTGTAGAAAATTTACCGTTTCTGATTTTGATGCTTTTGATGTGATATATGCCATGGACAAAAGTAACTACGCCAATATCATAAGTCTAGCAAGAAATAATGATGAGGTAGAAAAAGTGAAGCTTATCTTAAATGAAATAAGTTCTTCTGATAAAGAAGTGCCAGATCCATATTATGATGCTGAAGACGGATTTGAACATGTATTTCAAATGATCGACCAAGCTTGCGATAGGATAGCCGTAAGATTACAAAGTAAATAA
- a CDS encoding SAM-dependent methyltransferase, whose amino-acid sequence MSVQNGKTGQVYLIPTTLGDMPPLEVLPISIKQTIEKLDHYVVENEKTARRFIKKISPRKSQPDLKLFVLNKFTEPAEIPSFLNPCLEGFDVGILSEAGCPGIADPGAAVVKIAHDKNIQVIPLVGPSSILLALMASGMNGQNFAFNGYLPIDSSDRKKYIKNLERRSKEENQSQLFIETPYRNNKMLEELIKTLAPSTRICVAADITLPTEYIKTKTAINWKKENVDLHKRPAIFIIQA is encoded by the coding sequence ATGAGTGTGCAAAACGGAAAAACAGGACAAGTATATTTAATACCTACAACATTAGGCGATATGCCACCTTTAGAGGTTTTACCAATCTCAATTAAACAAACAATTGAAAAATTAGACCACTACGTGGTTGAAAATGAAAAAACCGCTCGTCGTTTTATCAAAAAAATCAGCCCTAGAAAATCGCAACCAGATTTAAAACTATTTGTTTTAAACAAGTTTACGGAACCTGCTGAGATCCCAAGTTTTTTGAATCCGTGTTTAGAAGGTTTTGATGTAGGAATACTATCTGAAGCCGGCTGTCCAGGTATTGCGGATCCAGGAGCTGCAGTAGTTAAAATTGCACATGATAAAAATATTCAAGTAATACCTTTGGTTGGTCCCTCTTCCATACTATTAGCTTTGATGGCAAGTGGCATGAACGGTCAAAATTTTGCTTTTAATGGCTACCTACCTATTGATAGTTCTGACCGTAAAAAGTACATCAAGAATTTGGAACGCAGATCTAAAGAAGAAAACCAATCTCAACTATTTATTGAAACACCCTACCGTAATAACAAAATGCTAGAAGAGCTTATTAAAACATTAGCTCCAAGCACAAGAATATGCGTAGCTGCCGATATTACATTACCTACGGAATACATTAAAACCAAGACGGCTATAAATTGGAAAAAAGAGAATGTAGATTTACACAAAAGACCTGCTATTTTTATAATTCAGGCATAA